From Chloracidobacterium sp.:
GCAGCCCACCAGTGCCTGCGCCAGCTTTTTCCCGTTGTGGCGATGTATTTGGCGTTTATTCCCTCCTACCCGACCGGCATGTGGTCCTTTACGCTGGCCAGCAAACAACGTCATCCGGTGCAGGACTTTGACCCCCAGCGGGCGGCATCCCTGGCTCCCCAACTGCGCTATTACAACGCCGACATTCATCGCGCGGCGTTTGCCCTACCGACGTTCGTGCGACAACAACTGGAAAATCGCGGCGATTGAACAGCCCCATTTCTGCTTTACTAGGAAGCGGAACCCTTCATTCCCCGGAAATCCCGTGTTACCTGCTCAGCCACTGGATGCTCCCTTGAGCCTGTGGGAGGGAGTTGCCGCTGTTGGGGTTTTGATGATGCACGCTGACGAGGACCTGGCCTCTGAAGAACAAGAGGC
This genomic window contains:
- a CDS encoding polyamine aminopropyltransferase, which codes for PVGMAEGLFGPAFYRDVARILQPAGVLTTQTESPFDRLFQKTIQAAHQCLRQLFPVVAMYLAFIPSYPTGMWSFTLASKQRHPVQDFDPQRAASLAPQLRYYNADIHRAAFALPTFVRQQLENRGD